The sequence AACTTAACCACATGGTACTCGCAGACCATGACTCGGCTCACCAAGGTTACCTCCTGCCTCATCATGGGGTCCTGAAGACCGCCAATAACAAGCAAAAAATACGAGTAGTATTTAACGGCTCCAAACCAACCAATTCTGGGCTGTCCCTGAACGACTTAGCGCATACAGGTCCCAGACTTCTGCTCAACATCCTTGATGTTCTGCTCCGACTTCGCACACATCGATTCATCTTCCTCACGGACATTACCAAGATGTACCGCCAAATTCTGGTCCACCGTGATGACCAGATTTACCAGAAAATACTCTGGTTCGATCACGTCGGCAATATTGTGCAATTTCTGCTCACTACCGTTACCTACGGCACGACGTTTGCTCCATACCTGGCCGTTCGTGCCCTGCTCCAGCTCGTCAAGGATGAGAGACACAGATTCCCGTTAGCCATCGTGCCACTCACTCGGGGTCGTTACGTCGACGACATCTCAGGAGGCGCTGACGACACCGAAACACTTCAACAGGTCGCCGATCAAACGGAACAACTCTGTAAGGCGGGCGGATTCCCACTTGCCAAGTGGGCAAGTAATTTTCGCCAGCTCAATCAACTCAGCCACGCGGAAGTGGTCGATCAATACCCACTCGAGGATCCAGATACCAGCACCAAGGTCTTGGGAATGCTCTGGTCCTCCAAACGAGATCAATTCTCGTTCCATCACACTGCGCAATCAACCTCGGCTTCATCGTACACCAAACGTGCAGTACTCTCAGAGATTGCTCAGATTTTTGATCCTCTTGGGTTCCTTGCTCCACTCACAATTCAGGCAAAGATGTTTATGCAGGAACTCTGGCTTGTGAAACTCGGCTGGGACGAACCACTACCGGCTACATTACGCCATAAGTGGAAACCATTCAAGCAAGAACTCATCAGCATCGACTCGATAAAAATCCCAAGATGGATCAGCTCATCCACGTGCTCGGATCTTGAGATTCATGGATTCTCAGATGCCTCTCAATTGGCAATGGCAGCTGCCGTTCTGATCAAGGTTCACAATCCTGCTCGAGGAGTTCGAGTAACGCTGCTCTGCTCCAAAACTAAGGTCTCGCCATTAAAGAAGATGACGATTCCCCGATTGGAACTAAGTGCTGCTCTCATGTTGGCCAAACTCGTCCGTCACTGCCAGATAACTCTAGGTTACGAGCGAGTTCCAACCTACCTCTGGACTGATTCATCAGTCGCGCTCACGTGGATTCACTCTCACCCGTCGCGCTGGAAGGACTTCGTCAGGAATCGAGTGTCACAAATTCAGGATCTTACTCCAGATGGCCACTGGAGGTTCGTTTCTGGCACAGAAAATCCAGCAGATTGTGCGACACGTGGTTTAACCACTACTCAGCTCAAGGTTCATCAGCTATGGTGGACTGGCCCACCATGGTTGCTCCAAAACCAGTCGTCCTGGCCCACCAGTCCTGCTCATATTGATGTAGACTCACTACCTGAAGAACGACCCATCAAGGCGTTCTACTCATCGGCTCAACCGCTGGTATCTCACTGGACTATCATGGATCGCCCAATTCCGCTACTACGGGTTTTGCGAGCCACCGTGATCTGCTAGAGATTCCGGGATCTGCTCAATCACAAGCCCAACTCAACACTCAATCATGCGATCACCTCTGACGAGGTCTCGCACGCGCTCAGCTTCTGCATCAAGGAAACCCAACGAGTCTACTTCCACAGTGAAATAAAGCTCCTCAACACTCAAGCATCATGGCCAAGGGATCACCCATTTGCTCGCCTAGTTGCCTTCCTGGACACCGACGGCATCATCCGAGTTGGTGGGCGTCTGGCAAATGCACCAGACAATGATCAACATAAGCACCCTGCAGTATTACCACGTGATGCTCCACTCACTCGGCTCATTATCTCTGACTCCCACCAGCGTACACTGCACGGAGGAACTCAGCTCACACTCGCCTATCTTCGGCAACGATATTGGGTATTGGGTGGCCGGCAACCAGTTCGGTCGTTCATTCACAAATGCCTCAAATGTGCTCGGCATCGAGGAATTCGTGCCCAACAATTGATGGGACAATTACCTGCTCCACGGGTCACCCCGTCACCACCATTTGCTCACACTGGTGTCGACTATGCGGGTCCCGTGACTCTCAAGACGTGGAAGGGACGTGGATCGAAATCGTCGAAGGGCTGGATTTGCGTCTTTGTATGTCTCGTCACCTCAGCAGTTCATTTAGAACTAGTTAGTGATTACTCATCCGCCACCTTCATTTCTGCTCTCCATCGCTTCATCAGCCGGCGTGGAATATACTCAGCTCTATACAGTGACTGCGGAACCACGTTCCAAGGTGCTAGCTCAGAGCTCAAGAGGCTCTTTTCTCAATATACACGAGAATCGGCTGAACTGCTCGCCTTTGCCACTGTGAATAACATTAAGTGGCATTTCAACCCACCAGCGGCTCCCCACATGGGCGGAAAGTGGGAAGCAGCGGTGAAGTCGCTCAAACATCACCTCACGAGGACTGTCGGTGATTCTCGACTCACTTT comes from Microplitis demolitor isolate Queensland-Clemson2020A chromosome 8, iyMicDemo2.1a, whole genome shotgun sequence and encodes:
- the LOC106693426 gene encoding uncharacterized protein LOC106693426, which codes for MTKLSTTPIRLLLDTGSEISFISDSLVCLLALSRSRSNLNILGIGSTKAGHTKGCVQITLVSQHSAQKITIIAHILSGLTALLPSIALETIDLARYKSLKLADRDFAVPGSVDIIIGADYYGRVVLDETIRWEDDFPIAQNTIFGWIVLGPITTTTHQPPRMLQVTCSDHHQELQELLTRFWIQEEVPSDQPNLLTPDEEACEAHFQSTHRRNAAGRYIVRLPFKSSPARLGDSYSAAYRCLRHLERRLNNDQQLNKLYREFMDEYLQLNHMVLADHDSAHQGYLLPHHGVLKTANNKQKIRVVFNGSKPTNSGLSLNDLAHTGPRLLLNILDVLLRLRTHRFIFLTDITKMYRQILVHRDDQIYQKILWFDHVGNIVQFLLTTVTYGTTFAPYLAVRALLQLVKDERHRFPLAIVPLTRGRYVDDISGGADDTETLQQVADQTEQLCKAGGFPLAKWASNFRQLNQLSHAEVVDQYPLEDPDTSTKVLGMLWSSKRDQFSFHHTAQSTSASSYTKRAVLSEIAQIFDPLGFLAPLTIQAKMFMQELWLVKLGWDEPLPATLRHKWKPFKQELISIDSIKIPRWISSSTCSDLEIHGFSDASQLAMAAAVLIKVHNPARGVRVTLLCSKTKVSPLKKMTIPRLELSAALMLAKLVRHCQITLGYERVPTYLWTDSSVALTWIHSHPSRWKDFVRNRVSQIQDLTPDGHWRFVSGTENPADCATRGLTTTQLKVHQLWWTGPPWLLQNQSSWPTSPAHIDVDSLPEERPIKAFYSSAQPLRFRDLLNHKPNSTLNHAITSDEVSHALSFCIKETQRVYFHSEIKLLNTQASWPRDHPFARLVAFLDTDGIIRVGGRLANAPDNDQHKHPAVLPRDAPLTRLIISDSHQRTLHGGTQLTLAYLRQRYWVLGGRQPVRSFIHKCLKCARHRGIRAQQLMGQLPAPRVTPSPPFAHTGVDYAGPVTLKTWKGRGSKSSKGWICVFVCLVTSAVHLELVSDYSSATFISALHRFISRRGIYSALYSDCGTTFQGASSELKRLFSQYTRESAELLAFATVNNIKWHFNPPAAPHMGGKWEAAVKSLKHHLTRTVGDSRLTFEESTTLLARIEATLNSRPLEAISEDPDDLTALTPGHFLIGRELNAIPEPSLMDLNSSRLSRWQFIQQRAQYFWKHWSTSYIQRQLAQTKWCQPRNDVQIGSLVLLTNENAPPNRWPLAKVTDVHPGRDGLTRVATIKTINGILTRPVAKLALLPLAPERDA